A single window of Carassius auratus strain Wakin chromosome 9, ASM336829v1, whole genome shotgun sequence DNA harbors:
- the LOC113108492 gene encoding ETS translocation variant 5-like isoform X2 has protein sequence MDGFYDQQVPFMVPPNQKSLQVEEPYSRAVHDRKRKLVETELAQDTEELFQDLSQLQEIWIAEAQVPDDEQFVPDFQSESLMFHGPPPVKIKRELSPSKELSPCSQDRSPMPYGEKCLYSYSAYERKPTAGFKPLTPPSTPVSPCVPTNNLGPRPLHEHTPPPVSNSTLGQRLLHGQPSMTKTTPSQQALPHHSQSPPFAVPCPPLNRDTHFSNEPRFQRQLSEPCLPFPPSDSQGRPNFMPQVPSTSPRDGRPPYHRQMSEPLVPVPPQSFKQELLDPRYSEQGVPNMGPSQAAFHPMAIKQEPRDFCFDSEVPKCQSSFGRAASFYQNHENFSFDRDQQLYFDDTCVVPERLEGKVKQEPSVYRDGPPYQRRGSLQLWQFLVTLLDDPANGHFIAWTGRGMEFKLIEPEEVARRWGIQKNRPAMNYDKLSRSLRYYYEKGIMQKVAGERYVYKFVCDPEALFSMAFPDNQRPNLKADPDSLPGVDDDTLPLAHYDDGASYLVDGGEQCVAGMPFPDGYVY, from the exons ATGGACGGATTTTATGACCAGCAAGTACCATTTATGGTCCCACCTAAT caaAAGTCATTACAAGTGGAGGAACCGTACAGCCGAGCAGTTCACGACAGAAAAAGAAAGTTAGTGGAGACTGAACTCGCTCAGGACACAGAGG AACTTTTCCAGGACCTCAGCCAGCTACAAGAGATCTGGATCGCAGAAG CTCAGGTGCCCGATGACGAACAGTTTGTTCCAGATTTCCAGTCAGAGAGCT TGATGTTTCATGGCCCACCACCGGTGAAGATCAAACGTGAACTGAGTCCCTCCAAAGAGCTGTCCCCCTGTAGCCAGGATAGAAGTCCCATGCCGTATGGAGAGAAGTGCCTTTACAGCTACAG TGCCTACGAAAGGAAGCCCACAGCTGGGTTCAAGCCATTGACTCCTCCCTCAACGCCCGTCTCCCCATGTGTCCCCACCAACAATCTGGGGCCACGTCCCCTGCATGAACACACTCCTCCTCCCGTATCCAACTCAACGTTAGGACAGCGTCTCCTTCATGGGCAGCCTTCAATGACAAAGACCACCCCCAGCCAGCAGGCCCTCCCTCACCACAGCCAGAGCCCACCTTTTGCAGTACCCTGTCCACCCCTAAACCGTGACACTCACTTCAGTAATGAACCTAG GTTTCAGCGACAGCTTTCAGAGCCTTGCCTTCCATTCCCACCTTCTGACTCCCAAGGAAGACCCAACTTCATGCCACAGGTCCCCAGCACTTCACCAAGAGATGGAAGGCCACCTTACCATCGCCAAATGTCTGAGCCCCTGGTTCCTGTGCCACCTCAGAGCTTCAAACAGGAGCTCCTAGACCCCCGCTACTCTGAGCAAGGCGTTCCCAACATGGGCCCATCCCAGGCTGCCTTCCACCCGATGGCCATCAAGCAAGAGCCTCGAGATTTCTGCTTTGATTCTG AAGTGCCTAAGTGTCAGTCTTCATTTGGGAGAGCAGCAAGCTTCTACCAAAATCATGAGA ACTTCTCATTTGACAGAGATCAGCAGCTGTATTTCGACGACACCTGTGTGGTTCCCGAGAGACTTGAAG GGAAGGTAAAGCAAGAGCCCTCAGTTTATCGTGATGGCCCGCCTTACCAACGACGGGGCTCCCTCCAGCTTTGGCAGTTTCTGGTCACGCTCCTGGATGACCCTGCCAACGGTCATTTCATCGCCTGGACAGGACGTGGAATGGAGTTCAAACTTATTGAGCCAGAGGAG GTGGCCCGGCGCTGGGGCATCCAGAAGAACAGACCGGCGATGAACTACGACAAACTCAGCCGCTCACTGCGCTACTATTATGAGAAGGGAATCATGCAGAAG GTCGCTGGTGAGAGGTACGTGTACAAATTTGTGTGTGATCCCGAGGCCCTCTTCTCAATGGCCTTCCCAGACAACCAGAGGCCCAACCTTAAAGCAGACCCTGACAGCCTGCCCGGAGTGGACGACGACACACTTCCGCTGGCGCACTATGACGATGGGGCTTCATACTTGGTGGACGGTGGAGAGCAGTGTGTTGCTGGGATGCCTTTCCCTGATGGTTATGTGTACTGA
- the LOC113108492 gene encoding ETS translocation variant 5-like isoform X1, with product MDGFYDQQVPFMVPPNQKSLQVEEPYSRAVHDRKRKLVETELAQDTEELFQDLSQLQEIWIAEAQVPDDEQFVPDFQSESLMFHGPPPVKIKRELSPSKELSPCSQDRSPMPYGEKCLYSYSAYERKPTAGFKPLTPPSTPVSPCVPTNNLGPRPLHEHTPPPVSNSTLGQRLLHGQPSMTKTTPSQQALPHHSQSPPFAVPCPPLNRDTHFSNEPRFQRQLSEPCLPFPPSDSQGRPNFMPQVPSTSPRDGRPPYHRQMSEPLVPVPPQSFKQELLDPRYSEQGVPNMGPSQAAFHPMAIKQEPRDFCFDSEVPKCQSSFGRAASFYQNHENFSFDRDQQLYFDDTCVVPERLEGKVKQEPSVYRDGPPYQRRGSLQLWQFLVTLLDDPANGHFIAWTGRGMEFKLIEPEEVARRWGIQKNRPAMNYDKLSRSLRYYYEKGIMQKVKVAGERYVYKFVCDPEALFSMAFPDNQRPNLKADPDSLPGVDDDTLPLAHYDDGASYLVDGGEQCVAGMPFPDGYVY from the exons ATGGACGGATTTTATGACCAGCAAGTACCATTTATGGTCCCACCTAAT caaAAGTCATTACAAGTGGAGGAACCGTACAGCCGAGCAGTTCACGACAGAAAAAGAAAGTTAGTGGAGACTGAACTCGCTCAGGACACAGAGG AACTTTTCCAGGACCTCAGCCAGCTACAAGAGATCTGGATCGCAGAAG CTCAGGTGCCCGATGACGAACAGTTTGTTCCAGATTTCCAGTCAGAGAGCT TGATGTTTCATGGCCCACCACCGGTGAAGATCAAACGTGAACTGAGTCCCTCCAAAGAGCTGTCCCCCTGTAGCCAGGATAGAAGTCCCATGCCGTATGGAGAGAAGTGCCTTTACAGCTACAG TGCCTACGAAAGGAAGCCCACAGCTGGGTTCAAGCCATTGACTCCTCCCTCAACGCCCGTCTCCCCATGTGTCCCCACCAACAATCTGGGGCCACGTCCCCTGCATGAACACACTCCTCCTCCCGTATCCAACTCAACGTTAGGACAGCGTCTCCTTCATGGGCAGCCTTCAATGACAAAGACCACCCCCAGCCAGCAGGCCCTCCCTCACCACAGCCAGAGCCCACCTTTTGCAGTACCCTGTCCACCCCTAAACCGTGACACTCACTTCAGTAATGAACCTAG GTTTCAGCGACAGCTTTCAGAGCCTTGCCTTCCATTCCCACCTTCTGACTCCCAAGGAAGACCCAACTTCATGCCACAGGTCCCCAGCACTTCACCAAGAGATGGAAGGCCACCTTACCATCGCCAAATGTCTGAGCCCCTGGTTCCTGTGCCACCTCAGAGCTTCAAACAGGAGCTCCTAGACCCCCGCTACTCTGAGCAAGGCGTTCCCAACATGGGCCCATCCCAGGCTGCCTTCCACCCGATGGCCATCAAGCAAGAGCCTCGAGATTTCTGCTTTGATTCTG AAGTGCCTAAGTGTCAGTCTTCATTTGGGAGAGCAGCAAGCTTCTACCAAAATCATGAGA ACTTCTCATTTGACAGAGATCAGCAGCTGTATTTCGACGACACCTGTGTGGTTCCCGAGAGACTTGAAG GGAAGGTAAAGCAAGAGCCCTCAGTTTATCGTGATGGCCCGCCTTACCAACGACGGGGCTCCCTCCAGCTTTGGCAGTTTCTGGTCACGCTCCTGGATGACCCTGCCAACGGTCATTTCATCGCCTGGACAGGACGTGGAATGGAGTTCAAACTTATTGAGCCAGAGGAG GTGGCCCGGCGCTGGGGCATCCAGAAGAACAGACCGGCGATGAACTACGACAAACTCAGCCGCTCACTGCGCTACTATTATGAGAAGGGAATCATGCAGAAGGTAAAG GTCGCTGGTGAGAGGTACGTGTACAAATTTGTGTGTGATCCCGAGGCCCTCTTCTCAATGGCCTTCCCAGACAACCAGAGGCCCAACCTTAAAGCAGACCCTGACAGCCTGCCCGGAGTGGACGACGACACACTTCCGCTGGCGCACTATGACGATGGGGCTTCATACTTGGTGGACGGTGGAGAGCAGTGTGTTGCTGGGATGCCTTTCCCTGATGGTTATGTGTACTGA